The genomic window AAAAGTGTTTTTTTGCAACAGTGCAAAAAAACACTTTTTCACAAGCGGGTGGCTCAAATGCCATCGCAGCTTCCTGATTACATGATTCTTGATGACCGGATGCTTTACCGTTTTCCAACAGTTTGGCGGCCAGGCTCCCCCATTACGGTAATACCTGGCCGCCTTGTACGCATGCAATGTGCACACCTGCGCGGCGTGCCAATCGCCTGCTTTTACAGCATTTCGATAAACGCTTCTATGCGAACCTTGAGCTGCTCCGTATCCGTTTCAGAGTAGTCTGTTTCGATTTGCAGGAAGGGCAACTGCAAGGATTCCTGAACAAATTTTTTGAGGGAGGACGATTCCACCGCATAGGTCTGGCAACCCTGCCAGGTCAGGTCAACCACAGCATCCACTGCGAAATCTGCCGCCAGTTCCTTGATGGCTTCATAACGGCGGGGGTTGGGCGACATGACGGCACAGGGCACGTCCAGATAGCGGCGGGCCATCTCGGTCAGCGGGTCGCCCTGCTCGTCCATCATCACGCGGGTTTTCTTATAGCCGGAGCAGTTATCAAGGCAAACCACGCTGCCGCCGCATTCTTCGATCAGGCGCACAACCTTGTGCGACCCCATACCCACAGGAACGCCCGTCAGCAGTATGCGCGGCGCGCTTGCGGCAACTCCTGCCTGACCCGCATCGGCCATTTTGCCAAGTTCGTCCGCCAGTTCCAGCATCATGGAAATGCCTTTTTCCTTGTCGGGGAAGAAGGACGTTTTGAACCCGATTTCCAGCAGCTCCATACCCGTAATGGGCGAGGGCTTGCGCTTTGCAAGATCCATAACGGCCTTGAGGGCCATACGCTCACGGTTCATGAGCTTGATGGCGTCGCGCAGTTTTTGCTCTGTGATGGATACGCCAAATTCTTTTTCCAGATAGGCGACGAGCAGTTCAAACTGATGCCTCCAGTAGGCAAGGGCATCATCATTCTGCACCTGGGGCAGTTGCAGCAGAAAAACTGGCTTGTAGGCTGCAAGCAGCTCGTACATTTTCTTTTTGCCGTCACAGGTGGTGTCGGCCACAACTACGTCAGCAGCGCTCAGATAGGGGCAGCTGTCTTTAAGCGCAAAGCCGAAGCTGCTCTTGATAAGCGGACAAAGGGCGCGGGGCAGCATTTCTTCTGCTGCGGGAATGGAATCGTTGCGGGTGCCGCACAAAGAAACGGGAATGGCCCCGGCGGCCACCGCTATTTCAGAAGGGCTGTACAGGCAGTATTGGCCCACAACTTTCTTGCCCTCCCTCTTGGCCTCCTGCACTGCCAGAGCGTTTTTTTCAAAAGCGGTAATAATGCTGTCAAAGCTGGCACACTTCATGATGCTTTCCTTCCTTGTGAGGTTATTGAGGTTATCGCTGTGTAGTGAGAGCACGGTCTTTTTTCGCATACAAATCTGCGGCAATCAGGGCCGCCCCCAGCGCACCCACAGTCTGCGGGTCGTGGGGCACCTGAACTGTCAGGCCAAGTTCGTCTGAAAGAATGGCCGCAAAGGCGGGGCTTGTTGCCAGACCGCCGGTAAATACGCATTCCCCCTGCATGGGGATACGCCGGGCAAGGGCGCACATTCTGCGGGCAATGGCGCGGAACACCCCGGCTGCTATATCTTGCGGCGGTGTGCTGCGGGCCAGCAGGCCCACAATTTCCGTTTCTGCAAACACGGCGCACATGCTAGAGATGGCCACAGGCTTGCCAGTGGCGGCAGCCTTGCCCAGCTCGTCCAGCGGCATGTTCAAAATGCCCGAGAGCACCTGCAAAAAACGTCCGGTTCCTGCCGCGCACTTGTCGTTCATCAAAAAATCGCGCACTGCGCCCGGCTTGCTGGCGGATTTGAGCGCGCCCAGGCTGCCCGTAACGCCTGACGCATCCAGACTGGCAGCATCAAGACTGGCTGCCTCCGCCTCTCGCGGAATATCCAGGCTTATCACCTTGCTGTCCTGCCCGCCGATATCGAGCACAAGCCCCGCGCGGGGGAAAA from Desulfovibrio sp. UIB00 includes these protein-coding regions:
- a CDS encoding double-cubane-cluster-containing anaerobic reductase is translated as MKCASFDSIITAFEKNALAVQEAKREGKKVVGQYCLYSPSEIAVAAGAIPVSLCGTRNDSIPAAEEMLPRALCPLIKSSFGFALKDSCPYLSAADVVVADTTCDGKKKMYELLAAYKPVFLLQLPQVQNDDALAYWRHQFELLVAYLEKEFGVSITEQKLRDAIKLMNRERMALKAVMDLAKRKPSPITGMELLEIGFKTSFFPDKEKGISMMLELADELGKMADAGQAGVAASAPRILLTGVPVGMGSHKVVRLIEECGGSVVCLDNCSGYKKTRVMMDEQGDPLTEMARRYLDVPCAVMSPNPRRYEAIKELAADFAVDAVVDLTWQGCQTYAVESSSLKKFVQESLQLPFLQIETDYSETDTEQLKVRIEAFIEML
- a CDS encoding acyl-CoA dehydratase activase codes for the protein MYVAGIDVGSVAAKAVVLELLPNGCSQIAGRAVLPTGWNTAEAGEFALNNACEAAAMARNDLRHVTATGYGRIALPFADKTVTEISCHARGAAHLFPRAGLVLDIGGQDSKVISLDIPREAEAASLDAASLDASGVTGSLGALKSASKPGAVRDFLMNDKCAAGTGRFLQVLSGILNMPLDELGKAAATGKPVAISSMCAVFAETEIVGLLARSTPPQDIAAGVFRAIARRMCALARRIPMQGECVFTGGLATSPAFAAILSDELGLTVQVPHDPQTVGALGAALIAADLYAKKDRALTTQR